In Primulina eburnea isolate SZY01 chromosome 3, ASM2296580v1, whole genome shotgun sequence, one DNA window encodes the following:
- the LOC140825486 gene encoding putative pectinesterase/pectinesterase inhibitor 45 codes for MAFQDFDQITLRRKQERQQKIKRRITIAIASSVGVLLLAAAAVCAVAYKNNPDTDTGPHSESPSAPRQIVTADKAVKSVCAGTDYKQTCEDSLSKAVKNNATAEPKDILKAAFSVASDEIDKVIKQASNIKFDSPLKKAAFDDCLVLLNDAKEELNSSISSIEGKDLTKLSSKTGDLNNWLSAVLSYQQTCIDGFPEGKEKDALKKILKTTRELGSNALAITSQLSSIFSILQVSDVKRNLLTVNKDGFPYWISRENRRMLKTNSPKITPNVTVAKDGSGDFATVSAALNAMPEKYTGRYVIYVKEGVYEESVMITKKMVDVTIYGDGSQKSVISGSKNFIDGVPTFQTATFAVLGEGFIAQSLGFRNTAGPQKHQAVALRVQADRSIFVNCRMEGFQDTLYAQTHRQFYRSCYITGTIDFIFGDAAAVFQNCMIYIRKPLDNQKNIVTAQGRIDRRQTTGIVLQNCKILADPKLEPEKAKFKSYLGRPWKEHSRTIIMDSEIGDLIQPEGWLEWDGDFALKTLYYAEFNNKGPGSNTSGRVKWPGYKVIKREDALKFTVGPFLQGESWLKNPTVPVRFGM; via the exons ATGGCATTTCAAGATTTCGACCAGATTACATTACGTCGAAAACAAGAGAGGCAGCAAAAGATTAAAAGGAGGATTACTATTGCCATCGCTTCGAGTGTCGGTGTTCTTCTCTTGGCTGCTGCTGCTGTTTGTGCCGTTGCATACAAAAACAATCCAGATACTGATACAGGGCCGCATAGCGAGTCCCCCTCTGCTCCTAGACAGATCGTCACCGCTGATAAGGCAGTAAAGTCGGTCTGTGCGGGCACAGATTATAAGCAAACGTGCGAAGATAGCCTGTCAAAGGCAGTCAAGAACAATGCCACTGCTGAGCCGAAGGATATTCTCAAGGCTGCTTTTTCCGTGGCCTCCGATGAGATTGATAAGGTTATCAAACAAGCGTCGAATATCAAATTTGATAGTCCTCTTAAAAAGGCTGCATTTGATGACTGTTTGGTGCTTCTAAATGATGCTAAGGAGGAACTGAATAGCTCTATTTCAAGTATAGAAGGCAAAGATTTGACAAAGCTTTCGTCAAAAACGGGTGATCTTAACAATTGGTTGAGTGCCGTTTTGTCGTATCAGCAGACATGTATCGATGGATTTCCTGAGGGAAAGGAAAAGGATGCTCTGAAGAAGATCTTGAAGACTACTAGGGAACTTGGCAGCAATGCTCTTGCTATTACTTCACAATTGTCGAGTATTTTTTCCATTTTGCAAGTTTCTGATGTGAAACGGAATCTTTTAACGGTAAACAAAGATGGATTCCCGTACTGGATCAGTCGAGAGAACAGGAGAATGTTGAAGACGAATTCTCCGAAAATTACGCCTAATGTTACTGTTGCGAAAGATGGCAGTGGGGACTTTGCTACCGTTTCCGCAGCATTGAATGCCATGCCTGAAAAGTACACGGGACG ATATGTGATTTACGTTAAAGAAGGAGTGTACGAAGAGAGCGTGATGATTACCAAGAAAATGGTAGATGTTACAATCTATGGTGATGGATCTCAGAAGAGCGTCATCTCGGGAAGCAAGAACTTCATAGATGGTGTTCCAACATTTCAGACTGCTACTTTTG CTGTTCTAGGGGAAGGATTCATTGCCCAGTCACTTGGATTTAGGAACACTGCTGGTCCCCAAAAACACCAAGCCGTGGCTCTAAGAGTCCAAGCGGATCGTTCAATCTTCGTTAACTGCAGAATGGAAGGATTCCAGGACACCTTGTATGCCCAAACCCACAGACAATTCTACCGAAGCTGTTACATTACAGGCACGATAGATTTCATATTCGGTGATGCAGCAGCCGTGTTCCAAAACTGCATGATCTATATTCGTAAACCATTAGACAACCAGAAGAATATCGTCACAGCTCAGGGGCGTATTGACAGGAGGCAAACCACAGGGATTGTGCTTCAAAACTGCAAGATTTTGGCAGATCCAAAGCTCGAGCCAGAGAAGGCGAAATTCAAGAGTTATCTAGGCAGGCCCTGGAAAGAACACTCCAGGACCATTATCATGGATTCGGAGATAGGCGATCTAATCCAGCCTGAGGGATGGCTTGAATGGGATGGAGATTTTGCACTCAAGACCCTTTATTATGCAGAGTTCAACAACAAAGGCCCGGGGTCAAATACATCTGGAAGAGTTAAATGGCCAGGATACAAAGTCATTAAGAGGGAAGACGCCTTGAAGTTTACTGTTGGTCCCTTTTTACAGGGCGAGAGCTGGCTGAAGAATCCAACTGTCCCTGTTCGCTTTGGCATGTGA
- the LOC140825485 gene encoding probable pectinesterase/pectinesterase inhibitor 54, with translation MVTQKGIVFGLTMAISCFIIISYAGKDDFEQEMRIQCGFTRYPNLCIQTLTGLASGIQRLDFATALVNMTIRESEIPESSPADTSSSNLISPQTQLAQMTIDYCQELMKMSLKRLNQALDALQKSPQQYKPDIQTWISAAITFQQSCKDEINGNTESNLLMEKISRKIDYLSELSSNSLALANRISSNTETQKMTTSRRLHQEEIFPDWVSVSDRKLLQSTEIKANAVVAKDGSGDYKTVSEAVHAAGGGRFVIYVKAGTYNEKVHVNKDGITLIGDGKYSTVISASSSVAGGSSLKETATFTITGDGFIARDIGFENTAGPLGHQAVALNIASDRSVIFRCSIVGYQDTVFAYALRQFYRDCDIYGTVDFIFGNAVAVFQSCTLIFRRPRRGGAFNTILANGRTDPGQNTGFSVQNCKITVESDFAPVKNSYNSYLGRPWKEYSRAVVMETNIDGVINPRGWVEWKGAGGSTYKTLYFAEYANTGPGSRTSGRVNWPGFHVIGTPEASKFTVANFIGGNSWLPPTGVDFTSGL, from the exons ATGGTAACACAAAAAGGCATAGTTTTTGGTTTAACAATGGCAATATCATGCTTTATCATTATATCCTATGCAGGAAAAGATGATTTTGAACAGGAGATGAGAATTCAATGTGGCTTCACCAGATATCCGAACTTGTGTATCCAAACCTTGACAGGATTAGCATCCGGAATTCAAAGACTCGATTTCGCAACCGCCCTAGTTAACATGACAATCCGCGAGTCCGAAATTCCAGAGTCCAGCCCTGCAGATACATCCAGCTCCAATCTCATCtccccccaaactcaacttgcTCAAATGACCATAG ATTATTGCCAAGAACTGATGAAAATGTCGCTCAAACGACTCAACCAAGCTCTGGACGCGCTTCAGAAATCTCCGCAACAATACAAACCTGACATCCAGACATGGATTAGTGCTGCCATAACATTCCAGCAATCCTGCAAGGATGAAATCAACGGCAATACTGAATCAAATCTGTTGATGGAAAAAATTTCTAGGAAAATCGACTATCTTTCGGAACTCAGCAGCAACTCTTTAGCCCTGGCGAACAGGATCTCTAGCAACACGGAAACACAAAAGATGACAACTTCCAGGCGGCTTCATCAAGAAGAAATCTTCCCCGACTGGGTATCGGTCTCCGACAGGAAACTGCTCCAAAGCACCGAGATTAAAGCAAACGCCGTGGTTGCAAAAGATGGGAGTGGGGACTATAAGACAGTCTCCGAGGCTGTCCACGCTGCAGGCGGTGGCCGATTCGTGATATATGTGAAAGCTGGAACTTATAATGAGAAAGTTCACGTAAACAAGGACGGAATCACCTTGATTGGAGATGGAAAATATTCAACTGTTATAAGTGCAAGTAGCAGTGTGGCCGGGGGTTCTTCGCTTAAAGAAACTGCAACTTTTA CAATCACTGGCGATGGTTTCATCGCCCGTGATATCGGCTTTGAGAACACCGCGGGTCCTCTTGGACACCAGGCCGTGGCCTTAAACATCGCCTCGGATCGCTCTGTCATATTCCGATGCAGCATAGTAGGTTACCAAGATACAGTATTTGCGTATGCCCTTCGACAATTTTACCGTGACTGCGATATATACGGCACCGTAGACTTCATATTCGGCAACGCCGTGGCCGTGTTCCAAAGCTGCACCTTGATCTTTCGCCGACCACGACGTGGTGGGGCCTTCAACACTATCCTGGCCAATGGCAGGACCGATCCAGGGCAAAACACAGGATTTTCAGTCCAAAACTGTAAAATCACCGTTGAGTCGGATTTCGCCCCCGTCAAAAACTCCTACAATTCTTATCTCGGGAGGCCCTGGAAAGAGTACTCCAGGGCAGTGGTGATGGAAACAAACATCGACGGAGTGATCAATCCTCGGGGCTGGGTCGAGTGGAAAGGAGCAGGCGGTTCGACTTATAAAACATTGTATTTCGCTGAATATGCGAATACGGGGCCTGGATCAAGAACTTCTGGCAGGGTGAATTGGCCTGGATTTCATGTCATCGGAACCCCGGAGGCTAGTAAATTTACCGTTGCAAATTTCATCGGTGGAAACTCGTGGTTACCTCCTACAGGTGTAGATTTTACGTCTGGACTATAG